ATGATCTTCTTCTCGACCAGGTTCATCAGGTCGGGCATCAGATCGCCCCTGAACTTGTTGCCTTCGAATTCGAAGGCCAAATACGACATCGGTCCAAGATCCATGGATTTGCCTCCTGACAGAGATCCCCTGTTGGGGGTGGGCTGGTGAAGCTAGGGAGCGCCCCAGGATGTACTGGCATTGTACTCCAGTTTCCTTACCCTTAAAGTCCCAATTCGGGCCAGGGCGGGAAATGCCCGAAGGCCGACCCTCACGAGTAGCCCTAGACTCCGTCAAGTTGACCGTCAGTCAAGTCGGATCAAGAGTCAATGGACGAGAACGGACGGTCCGGCAGGTTGTCTAGCGCCCGGTAGACAAGTCGCGCGGGGTATTCGTCCGGAAGAAGCGGATCCTTAGTCGCCCCGCTCGCTCAGGATGACATGCGGTGAGGCGTCACCCTGAGCGAAGCGAAGGGTCCGCTGGTCACGTAGCGAGCGGCTCGTCACGCGAAGCGCGCGGCGTCTCTTCTGGCGGAAACAACAGATCCTTCGCTCGCTATGCTCGCTCAGGATGACATCGCCCCATGTCACCATGAGCGCAGCGAAGGGTCTGCTGATCGCGCGGAGGGTAGCCGAGCTCCGCGAGGGGCCAGAAGCAGATCCTTCGCTCACTGCGCTCGCTCAGGATGACATTGCCGTAATGTGTCACCCTGAGCGCAGCGAAGGGTCTGCTGGTCACGGAGCGTCCTTTTCGGCGCTCAAGTCCTCCCATGTCGGATTGACGGATTCGATAAGCGCGACCTTCCTGGCTCGCAGCCAGCCCTTGAGCTGCTTCTCCCGGGCGATTCCCGCCTGCACATCGTCCGCCTCTTCGAGGTACACGAGGCGGTCAATCCGGTACTTGCTGGTGAAACCGGGGACCAGGAGGTGCTTGTGCTCATGGAGCCGACGCGGCAGGTCGTTCGTCATTCCGACGTACAGGGTTCGCGACCGGTTCGCAACGATGTAGACGAAGTAGGTCCTCGGCTGCACGCCAGCCCCTGTCTGACGGTGGTACGCGGATTTGGACCAGCAGATCCCTCCGCCCCCATGCGGCCTCGGGATGACACTGTCGGGCGTACCCGTCATCCCGAGCGCAACGAGGGATCTGCTGTGCCCTCGTCTAACCGCCCCCGCGCTCCTACTGCCGCATCATGGCGATCTTCATGTCGGCCTCACTGTCCGGGATCAGCTCGCCGGACAGATCCAGTGTGACACGCTTAATGGTGCCGGTGAATCGGAACTCATCGCCATACTCCTCCGCTGCTACGTGATCGCCACCGTCATAGCCGCAGGTCAGGCCTTCCGTCCCGAAAATGACCAGGATCGAGTAGGGCATGTCTATACTGGCGACCAACTTGCGGTTGATGTAGAGCTGGCCACGGGCTGGCACTCCATGCCCCTGGGCAATGTCGGGCTTGCCGGTCGGCTCGAACTCGTAGCGCAGCTCGACTTCACCCTCCGGAACCACCGCATCGGACTTCAGCCAGAACCTGTCGTGGCCAAGCCAGTTGTACAGGAAGTAGAGTTTCTTGTCCTTGACGAAGAAGGAGTAACCGCCGGACCGGCCGCCCTGTGCTAGCAGCACACCCTCTGCGCCACCCTTCGGGATCACGACGTCGGCTGTGATGCTCCAGGGCCGGTTGTACACCTTGGGTGTGGCGGCAAAGGGGACCGACGACCCGCCCGGGTAATAGACGATCTTGTCCCTCGGCCTGGCAATCGTCGGGCGTTCCACGCTGAGGCGGCTACGGACATCGCCGTCGATCGGAAGCACCTGATATTTGCCCGCTTCGGCCCACCAGCGGCCGATCATTTCGATCAGCTTGTCGCGGTGCTCGGCGGCCAGGTTATGGCACTCGGAGTAATCCTCATCCACGTGGTACAACTCCCAGTCGTGTGTCTCGATATCTACGAGTACCTGGTTGGGAATGGGGGAGCCGAACTGGCGGCCCTTCTTGGCGGCCTCGGTGAAGCTCGGTCCCGGCCAGGGGCAGACCGCCCGCCAGCCATCGTGGTAGATGGCGCGGTGGCCGAACATTTCAAAGTACTGGGTGTGGTGATTGCTCGGCGCAGCCGCCTCGTTGAAGGTATGGGCGAGGCTCACCCCGTCGATGGGCGCCTGGGTCACACCGCGGATGCCCTCTGGCGCTTCCACGCCAAGGGCTTCCAAAACCGTCGGGACGAAGTCGATGATGTGCCCGTACTGCGTCCGCATCTCGCCGCGCTCCTTGATGCCCTTGGGCCATGACACGATGCACGGGTCGGTGGTGCCGCCTCGGTAGGTCTCACGCTTCCAGCGGCGGAAGGGCGTGTTGCCGGCATTGGTCCAACCCCAGGCGTAGTGGTTGAGGGTCTCGACGCCGCCCAACTTGTCGATCATCTTGAGGTTATCTTCCAGCGTTTCCTTGGCATTGTTGAAGAAGAACATTTCGTTGAGCGAACCAACCTGTCCGCCCTCGGAGCTGGCGCCGTTGTCGGAGATAACCATGATCAGCGTGTTGTCCAACTCGCCGATCTCTTTCAGGAACTCAAGGATGCGTCCGAAGTGATGGTCGGTGAAGCTCACAAATCCAGCATAGACCTCCATCATGCGGGCAAAGAGTCGCCTGGCGTCGGCCGGCAGTGTGTCCCACACCGGCACATCCGGGTCGTGCGCCGACAGTTCGGTGCCCTTCGGAAGGATCCCTATCTTCAGCTGGCGCTGGTGGACGAGCTCGCGATACTTGTCCCAGCCCATGTCGAACTTGCCCTTGTACTTGTCCGCCCACTCCTTGGGCACGTGGTGCGGGGCGTGGCCGGCGCCTGTCGCGTAGTACAGGAAGAACGGCTTATCCGGTGCGTTGACATGTGCGTCCTGGATGAACTCGATGGCCTTGTCAGCCAGGTCGATGCTCAGATGGTAGCCCTCCTCCGGCGACTTGGGTTGCTCAACCTCGTGGTTGTCGTAGGTCAGCTCCGGATACCATTGGTTGGTCTCACCGCCCATAAAACCATAGTAGCGCTCGAAGCCGCGCCCGAGCGGCCAGCGCTCGTAGGGTCCGGCCGGCGTCATGTGTTCGGGGGGCGTCAGGTGCCACTTCCCAACGCCGAAGGTGTTGTAGCCTTTCTGCAACAGCATCTCGCTGAGCATGCCCTTGTCAAAGGGCAGGATGCCGTTGTAGCCGGGATACCCGGTGGATGTCTCGGTGATCGATGCCAGTCCGATCGAGTGGTGATTGCGCCCGGTCAGGATGCAACCGCGCGACGGCGAGCACAAGGCGGTGGTGTGCATGTTGGTGTAGCGCAGGCCGTTGGCCGCCAGGCTGTCCAGCACGGGCGTCTCGACCAGCCCGCCGAAGCTCGACAACTGACCGTACCCGACATCGTCCAGCACGAAGAAGAGCACGTTGGGCGCGCCTTCCGGGGCGCGCGCCGGTTCCGGCCAGGCGGGCGAGGACTCCTCCGTGGTGCGTCCGATGACGCCGGTGAACGGAGTTCCATCCTTGTAGGTCTTGATGGTCATGGGATTCCTCCTCGGGATCTTTCGTGAGCTGCGGTCAGCGACGGAAAGCGCAGGCCCTTCGCTCGCAAAATGATATCACGCGGTGAGGTGTCCCGCAAGGTGTCACCCTGAGCGAACGGTTTGCTGGTCACGGAGCATCCTATTCGGCGCTCAAGTCCTCCCATGTCGAGTTGACGGATTCGATGAGTGCGACCTTCTTGGCGCGCAGCCAACCCTTGAGTTGCTTCTCCCGGGCGATCGGCGCCTGCACATCACCCGTCTCTTCGAAGTATACGAGCCGGTCAATTCGGTACCTGCTTGTGAAACCAGGGACCAGATTGTGCTTGTGTTCATAGATCCGACGCTCCAGGTCGTTCGTTGCTCCGACGTACAGGGTGCGCGATCGGTTCGAAAGGATGTAGACGAAGTAGGACCTCGCCTTCAAGATCTGGTCCCCCTGACCCTTTTCAGTCTTGACTGACCCCAAGCAGATCCTTCGCTCACTGTGCTCGCTCAGGATGACATGCCATAGAGTGTCACACTGAGCTCAGCGAAGGGTCCGCTTGGTCACGCGGAAGGCGGCGGAGCTCCTCAGGCGGAAGAAGCAGGTCCTTCGCTCGCTCCGCTGGCTCAGGATGACACGCATGAGGTGTCACCCTGAGCGTAGCGAAGGGTCTGCTGGTCGCGCGACTTGTTTCAGCCTCCGGTGGCCCGCTCCTCCGGCACCCCGCTCACCGCTGGCTCCCCCGCCTATCCGCCGGAGGGCGCTGCCGACGGCGCGCTGCGGACGCTCCACAAGGCCGCGGCGGCCGCCACGAGGCTCCCGGCGACGACGGCGACGGCAATGGCCGGCAGGGCTTCGCGCTGGATCAGAATACCGGTGAGAAAAATGGCGAAGCGCGGGGCGCGCATCGTGGCGGCAAGCGCGCCGGAGCCGCAGGCCCGTCTGGCAGGCGATCTGCGGCTCCGGTCGGATGCGAAGCGGCTCGGCAGCCGGGCGACCTACATAAGATCGGCCGGCGGTTTGAAGGCGAAGGTGCGGGTGCTGCGGTACTGGACGACGATCCCGCCGACGGCGGCGACCAGGGCCAACAGCATCATGAACGGGTAAGCACGCAAGGCCTGGGCGACAACATCCAGGTCCACAACGGCTGTCGACATGGCCGGCATGCCGAAAAGTACAATCCCCGCCATGGCCAACGCCCCGATGATGGAAGTGGCGATGATGATCACCCACTTCTGCACGTTGAAGCGCAAGACGACAAACGCCACGCCGACGCCGAGGGCCAGGCCGACGAGGAAGTTGACCAGCCCGAACTGGCTGCCAATCAACGCCATGAATCCGACGCCCGCGGCGTAGCCTGCCGAGAACGAGAACAGAGCGATCGCGATGAAGTAGAACAAGTAGGACAGAACAGCGAAGATCACAGCCACCACCAGGCCGACCACCCAGCTGGTCACGTCCCCGAGGAAGTTGCCATTGGTGATGGCCTGGATCGCCTGTGCGCCGAGAGTAAAGCCGAAAACGAAACCCCAGATTGGCAAGAGAACAAGGAACAGGCGGTAGCCAGCGAAGCACACCGCCGCCGCAAATGCCAGGGCGACTACCGCCCCGCAGAGAAGTGAAAAAGCCATTGCATCCTCCTAGGAATAGGCCATCCCGCGCAGGGTGGCCGGCTGCCAGCCGTTCGCTTCAAGAGTATACAACCCTTCCAATGGTCATGCGTTGCGGAGCCGGGGGCCCCGACGC
The sequence above is drawn from the Anaerolineales bacterium genome and encodes:
- a CDS encoding GIY-YIG nuclease family protein: MQPRTYFVYIVANRSRTLYVGMTNDLPRRLHEHKHLLVPGFTSKYRIDRLVYLEEADDVQAGIAREKQLKGWLRARKVALIESVNPTWEDLSAEKDAP
- a CDS encoding TMEM198/TM7SF3 family protein, which gives rise to MAFSLLCGAVVALAFAAAVCFAGYRLFLVLLPIWGFVFGFTLGAQAIQAITNGNFLGDVTSWVVGLVVAVIFAVLSYLFYFIAIALFSFSAGYAAGVGFMALIGSQFGLVNFLVGLALGVGVAFVVLRFNVQKWVIIIATSIIGALAMAGIVLFGMPAMSTAVVDLDVVAQALRAYPFMMLLALVAAVGGIVVQYRSTRTFAFKPPADLM
- a CDS encoding arylsulfatase; the protein is MTIKTYKDGTPFTGVIGRTTEESSPAWPEPARAPEGAPNVLFFVLDDVGYGQLSSFGGLVETPVLDSLAANGLRYTNMHTTALCSPSRGCILTGRNHHSIGLASITETSTGYPGYNGILPFDKGMLSEMLLQKGYNTFGVGKWHLTPPEHMTPAGPYERWPLGRGFERYYGFMGGETNQWYPELTYDNHEVEQPKSPEEGYHLSIDLADKAIEFIQDAHVNAPDKPFFLYYATGAGHAPHHVPKEWADKYKGKFDMGWDKYRELVHQRQLKIGILPKGTELSAHDPDVPVWDTLPADARRLFARMMEVYAGFVSFTDHHFGRILEFLKEIGELDNTLIMVISDNGASSEGGQVGSLNEMFFFNNAKETLEDNLKMIDKLGGVETLNHYAWGWTNAGNTPFRRWKRETYRGGTTDPCIVSWPKGIKERGEMRTQYGHIIDFVPTVLEALGVEAPEGIRGVTQAPIDGVSLAHTFNEAAAPSNHHTQYFEMFGHRAIYHDGWRAVCPWPGPSFTEAAKKGRQFGSPIPNQVLVDIETHDWELYHVDEDYSECHNLAAEHRDKLIEMIGRWWAEAGKYQVLPIDGDVRSRLSVERPTIARPRDKIVYYPGGSSVPFAATPKVYNRPWSITADVVIPKGGAEGVLLAQGGRSGGYSFFVKDKKLYFLYNWLGHDRFWLKSDAVVPEGEVELRYEFEPTGKPDIAQGHGVPARGQLYINRKLVASIDMPYSILVIFGTEGLTCGYDGGDHVAAEEYGDEFRFTGTIKRVTLDLSGELIPDSEADMKIAMMRQ
- a CDS encoding GIY-YIG nuclease family protein, which translates into the protein MGSVKTEKGQGDQILKARSYFVYILSNRSRTLYVGATNDLERRIYEHKHNLVPGFTSRYRIDRLVYFEETGDVQAPIAREKQLKGWLRAKKVALIESVNSTWEDLSAE